The Chryseobacterium phocaeense genome includes the window ACATTTCTATATCATGCCAGGCTAATTGTCTTTCGGAAGGAACAGCTCCATAGGGCTTGATAGCTTGCTGTGCATTCACAGAGCCAGACAGGAAAAGACAGTAAAAAAGAATTTTCTTCATATCAGTATAATTACTGTTAATCATAGTTTTTGTCAAACTTATCTTTTCCTCCTCATGCCACTATGCTCCCGTGACAAAATCAATTAAAGATAATGCATTTTTGTCATATCCTGATATCCGGGCATTATTTTTGTGCATTTCAGCTTTGATTCACGATGAATCATTAAATTTACCTACCTAAAAATCAAAAAATGAATATTCTAACAGAAAAATTTACGACACCATATCATGCAGCACCCTTTGATGGGATTAAAAATGAGGATTTTCTTCCGGCATTCCGGGAACTGATCAAAAAATCCGAAGAAGAGATTAATGGTATTGTCAGTAATTCTGAAGCCCCTACATTTGAAAATGTCATTGAAGCACTGGCCTATTCAGGCGAACAGCTGGATGTGGCATCCAATATTTTTTTCAATTTAAATTCTGCGGAAACCAGCGATGAAATTCAAAAGATCGCTCAGGAAGTTTCTCCTCTTCTGACGGAGTACTCTTCAAAAATTTCTCAAAATGAACCGCTTTTCAATAAAATCAAAACAGTATACGACGGAAAAGCTCAGTATAAACTGAATGAGGAACAGGAAATGCTACTGAATGAGACCTACAAAGGCTTTGTAAGAAGCGGTGCACTCCTGAATGCACAGGATAAGGAAAAATTACAGAAGATCAATATGGATCTGTCTTTGAAATCGCTTCAATTCGGTCAGAATGTTCTGGCTTCCACGAATGCCTATTTTAAACATATCACGAATAAACAGGATCTGGCAGGGATTCCGGAGGCTGTTATTGATCAATATGCGGAAGAAGCTAAAGAACGAGGATTGGAAGGCTGGGTGGTCACTTTGCAGTACCCAAGCTATATTCCGTTTATGACCTATGCTGAAAACCGTGAGTTAAGAAAGGAAATTGCCCTGGCCAACGGTAAAAAATCTTTTGACGGCGGCGAATTTGACAATCAGGAGCTCATTAAAGAGCTTCTTCAGCTCAAGCAGGAAAAAGCTGAATTATTGGGCTATAAAAATTATGCAGACTATGTTCTGGAAGAAAGAATGGCAAAATCCCCGGTAAAGGTTTTTGATTTTCTGAATGAACTTTTAACGAAAGCCAAACCTTATGCAGACCAGGAGATTGATGAACTGAGATCTCTGGCCAAAGCAGACGGAATTGAGGAATTACAGGGCTACGACCATACTTTCTATGCAGAAAAACTAAGAAAGCAAAAGTATGATTTCAATGATGAAGAACTCAAACCCTATTTTCCTCTTGATCAGGTGCAGGATGCCGTTTTCGGATTGGCCGGTGAACTTTTCGACTTAAGCTTTGAAGAAAGAAATGATATTCCAAAATATCATGAGGACGTTAAGGTATATGAAGTAAGCGAACTTATTGCAGTATCTACCGGTGGAAAGACAGAACATGCCTTCAAAGCACTTCTGTATGTGGATTATTTCCCAAGAAAAGGGAAAAGAGCCGGGGCATGGATGACGAGCTATAAAAACCAATATAAAAAAGACGGTGAAAACTCCCGTCCGCACATTTCCATTGTCTGCAATTTCAGCAAACCGACCAAAGATACGCCAAGCTTACTGACCTTCCAGGAGGTGACTACCCTGTTCCATGAGTTTGGGCATGCCCTCCACGGAATGATGGCTGATACACAATATCCGAGTCTTTCCGGAACTTCTGTGAAATGGGATTTCGTGGAACTTCCGTCGCAGTTTCTGGAAAATTTCTGCTATGAGCCGGAATTTTTAAAGACTTTCGCCAAACATTATAAAACAGGAGAAGTTCTTCCTGACGAAAAAATTGAAAAAATAGAGCAGTCCAAAAACTTTATGGAAGGTTACCAGACGATGAGACAGCTTGGTTTCGGACTTCTGGATATGAACTACCACACAAAAGTCGGAGAGTTAGAGGGTGAAAGTGTGAAGGCATTTGAAGATAAGTATACCAAGGCAACTTCCCTGTATCCTGTGAATCCTGAAACGGCGATGAGCCCAAGCTTCTCCCATATTTTCCAGGGAGGATATTCAGCCGGATATTATTCTTACAAATGGGCGGAGGTTCTGGATGCAGATGCTTTCCAGTATTTTAAGGAAACGGGAATTTTCAATCCGGAAACAGCTGCCAAATATAAAGTTCTTCTTTCTTCCGGCGGTACCAAAGATCCAATGGAGCTGTACAAAAGCTTCAGGGGAAGCGAGCCGAAAGTGGAAAGCCTATTGAAGCGCGCATTTGGATAATATCATTAAAGTATTGCAATCAATCATATAAAAAGAACAGTCACTGGCTGTTCTTTTTTTGTTTTAATTTCAGCTGTATTTAAATTGACCGGTTCAGCTTATCCTTTTGTGAAAATGTGTAAATTTAGCCTGTACATGTAAGAGAGATACGCGTACCCTGCATCAACCATGAAAAAAAGCTTAATTTTAATTTGTATTGTAGCTGTTACCATTGCTTTGGTGTACGCTCTGGTTCACTTTATCGGAATGAAAGGCTTTGCCTTTGCCATGGCCCTAAATTTCCTGCTGATGGCCTGTGTGCTTGTTTTTACAGAAGCGTTAAAAAGTGATTTCAATTCCTCTTACTTTAAGGAGAAAACCTGGGAAAAGAAAGGAAAAATCTATGAATCTCTGGGTATCAACTTATTCAGGAAACTACTGGTCGGGATTGGTTGGGAAAAGCTGAACAAAAAATCCAAACCGGTAGAAAAGAATGGAAAAGCTTTAACCTTTCTGCATCACCGGACCAAACAGGACGAGTTGGGACATCTTATTATCATGTTGATTGTTCTGGGATTTAATATCTATGTGGCCTGGAAGTTCGGTATTCTTCAGTCGCTATGGCTGTTGGTGCTTAATATTGTATTAAACCTGTATCCTATTTTTCTGCAAAGGTATAACCGGCCACGACTGGAAAGGGTGATACAATTAAGTAAACTCAGACATCCGATTTAAATTCATGCATAAATCTCCAGATAGTATCTTATCTGATTGATGGAATGTATACATTTGGTCCCTATATAGCAAAACCAAACACCTATGAAAACTGTAGCCTCTTTTCTGCCGTTCCCTATTAGAACATTTTCTATTTTAGGATTATTTATTTTTATTTCGTGCCAATCCCAGGACAATAAATCGGTTGATCTGGGAACACTATCAGACGGATTTGATGTCTCCGGATTTTATCAGGAACGGTTGAAAAATACGGCAAAAACTATTTCAACTGATCCTAAAAAGCTGGATAAGAAAACAGCCTCAGAACTGCTGGATCAGCCTTTTTTTGAAAAGGATACCCTAGGATATTATCCGTCAGAAGGAAGATTTCCAACCGCACAGTACCTGGGATCTAACCATGACTGGATGACCAGAAATAAAAAGCCAACAGAGTTGTTTGGTTATGCCTACAGGACCGTGGCCTGGAGCGAAGACAAGGATACTTTAGCTATTCTCAATAAGGTATCATTCCCGAAAATAGATATGACTGAGAACCGTAATGGAAATCTGGCTTATCTTAATGTAGAAAAAACCTCAAAAAATAAAGAAGACTACAGCAGAATTCTGGAATATCTGAAAAAAAACTGCAAGCCAATAGCAGTCGATCATGGTGATGCAGATACTACTTACTGGGAAAATAGCAGCTCCTTTTACAGTCTTTCCAATGAAGAAAAGAAGGAGGAAGTCTCTTCCTATGATCTTCAGGGAAATAAGAATTCCAAATGGGTAAATATTACTGAAATCAGACTGGAGATCTATCAAAAATCCTATGTCACTGATATGGAAAAACTGAATATGTATTCCCCGGGCCAAATATTCTGGAAAAAACCGTTTTAAATTACATTCATTAATCCCAAGGTATATATGACCATACAGGAACAAATCCAGGACTATATCACCAGCCAGCCTGAACCCAAACGCAGCGATATGCTGAAACTGCACCACATCATCCCGGAGCTTATGCCGGACTGCAAACTGTGGTTCTTAGATGGCAAAAACACCGACAATAAAACGGTTTCCAATCCAAATATAGGTTATGGGCACTATACCATACACTATGCAGATGGCAAAACGAGAGAGTTTTATCAAATTGGTCTGAGTGCCAATACCACTGGAATTTCTGTTTACATCCTTGGTATTAAGGATAAAACCTACCTGGCTGAAACGTATGGAAACAAAATAGGCAAGGCAAGCGTCAGCGGATATTGCATTAAGTTTAAAGCATTGAAAGATATTGACATTGAGGTTCTTGAGGCCGCCATACGGGATGGGTTTCAATCTAAGTCATAAAACGTCCTGATTTTCACTGAAAAATCACGAAAATTATCGTAAATAATACCCTCATCACGGTTTCGTACTATTATGGTTTTCCGTTATGAAATTCAGTTTCGATTTCCTAACTTCGCTTTCCAGCCGGAAAAACCGGCAACAGTTTCCAGCACTTAAAATACGATTAGCCTTATTGATATGAACGAGATCAAATGTCCTCATTGCCACAAAATTTTTAAAGTAGACGAAGCAGGTTTTGCAGATATTCTTAAACAAGTGAGAGACCACCAGTTTGAAGAAGAACTTCAGAACAGGCTACATCTTGCAGAACGAGAAAAGCAAAATGCAGTACAGCTTGCGGAAGAAAGGTTTAAAAATTCATTACATATTGAACTGACCAGTAAGGATAAGGAGATCACAGAACTGAGAGCCTCCAGCGAAAACAGATTGATACAGCAGCAGACTGAATGGGATCGTTTACTCGCTGAGATGAAAGCCAGGCTTGAAAATGCTGAAATCGACAGGAAGCTTTCCGTAGCAGAAGCCGTTCAGAAAATTGAAAGGGAAAGAGATGAGAAAGATAGAGAATTAATTCAGCTGAAAGCCGTTAGCGAACGGAATTTATCTGAAAGATTAAACGAAAAAGACAGTGAGCTTATAGAATTGAGATCCAGGCTTGAACATACAGAAATTGAAAAGAAACTTTCGGTAACTGAAGCTGTTCAGAAGATTGAAAAAGAAAGGGACGATCTGGCCAATAATATAAAACTCAAAGAAGCGGAAAAGCTGCTGCTGGAAAAATCCCTGAGTGAAAAGTATTCCGCAGAACTGAAGACAAAAGATGACATCATTAAGATGAAAGATGATGAAATAGCCCTTAGGAAGGATATGAAGCTGAAACTTTCAACTAAAATGATTGGTGAAACGCTGGAACAACACTGCGAGATAGAATTCAATAAACTCCGTGCCACTGCATTTCAGAAAGCCTATTTTGAAAAGGATAATGATTCCAGATCAGGCAGTAAGGGAGATTATATTTACAGAGAAACGGATGATCTGGGAAATGAAATCATCTCCATTATGTTCGAAATGAAAAATGAAGGTGATGAAACAGAAAAGAAGAAAAGGAACGAGGATTTCTTCAGAGAGCTGGATAAAGACAGAACTGAAAAGAAATGTGAGTATGCAGTGCTTGTTACCCTTCTGGAAGCAGACAACGAGCTTTATAATGCCGGAATTCTGGATGTTTCTCATAAATACGAAAAAATGTACGTGATCCGTCCGCAATTTTTCATCCCGATCATCACCCTTCTTCGCAATGCAGCGATGAATTCCATGAAAGCTAAGGCAGAACTCGCTTTGGTGAGAAGTCAGAATGTGGATATTACCAATTTTGAAGAAAACATCGAGACTTTTAAAAAAGGTTTTGCTTACAATTATGATCTGGCCAGCAGAAAATTTAAAACAGCCATTGATGAAATAGACAAAACAATCACCCATCTTCAAAAAACTAAGGATGCTCTTCTTTCTTCTGAAAATAATCTCCGCCTTGCCAATAACAAAGCCGAAGATCTGACGATTAAAAAACTTACACGGGGAAATCCTACCATGACGGAAAAGTTTGATGAACTGAGAAAAAAAACTGAATAAAAAAATTACGCATCATGAATTTAGATTTTACAGAAAAATATACTTTAGAAAACGATTTTGTTTTATTACGCCCTTTAGAGCCTTCGGATTTTGACCTTTTACTGGAATATGCTGAAAATGAAGCAGAAATATGGTCATACAATTCCGGTGGGCCGGCCGGAAAAGAGGGTCTTCAGAAATATCTTGACAATGCCATAAACCAGAGGACTCATGAAAATGAATATCCGTTTATCGTATTTGATAAAGCAACTCAGAAATATGTGGGCAGTACAAGATTTTATGCCATTTATCCCAACAATAAAACATTGGAAATCGGGTATACCTGGTATGGGAAACAGTATCAGGGAACGGGAATTAATAAAAACTGTAAATATTTACTTTTAGAATTCGCTTTTGAGCAGCTT containing:
- a CDS encoding M3 family metallopeptidase gives rise to the protein MNILTEKFTTPYHAAPFDGIKNEDFLPAFRELIKKSEEEINGIVSNSEAPTFENVIEALAYSGEQLDVASNIFFNLNSAETSDEIQKIAQEVSPLLTEYSSKISQNEPLFNKIKTVYDGKAQYKLNEEQEMLLNETYKGFVRSGALLNAQDKEKLQKINMDLSLKSLQFGQNVLASTNAYFKHITNKQDLAGIPEAVIDQYAEEAKERGLEGWVVTLQYPSYIPFMTYAENRELRKEIALANGKKSFDGGEFDNQELIKELLQLKQEKAELLGYKNYADYVLEERMAKSPVKVFDFLNELLTKAKPYADQEIDELRSLAKADGIEELQGYDHTFYAEKLRKQKYDFNDEELKPYFPLDQVQDAVFGLAGELFDLSFEERNDIPKYHEDVKVYEVSELIAVSTGGKTEHAFKALLYVDYFPRKGKRAGAWMTSYKNQYKKDGENSRPHISIVCNFSKPTKDTPSLLTFQEVTTLFHEFGHALHGMMADTQYPSLSGTSVKWDFVELPSQFLENFCYEPEFLKTFAKHYKTGEVLPDEKIEKIEQSKNFMEGYQTMRQLGFGLLDMNYHTKVGELEGESVKAFEDKYTKATSLYPVNPETAMSPSFSHIFQGGYSAGYYSYKWAEVLDADAFQYFKETGIFNPETAAKYKVLLSSGGTKDPMELYKSFRGSEPKVESLLKRAFG
- a CDS encoding glycosyl-4,4'-diaponeurosporenoate acyltransferase CrtO family protein, whose amino-acid sequence is MKKSLILICIVAVTIALVYALVHFIGMKGFAFAMALNFLLMACVLVFTEALKSDFNSSYFKEKTWEKKGKIYESLGINLFRKLLVGIGWEKLNKKSKPVEKNGKALTFLHHRTKQDELGHLIIMLIVLGFNIYVAWKFGILQSLWLLVLNIVLNLYPIFLQRYNRPRLERVIQLSKLRHPI
- a CDS encoding DUF1801 domain-containing protein; its protein translation is MTIQEQIQDYITSQPEPKRSDMLKLHHIIPELMPDCKLWFLDGKNTDNKTVSNPNIGYGHYTIHYADGKTREFYQIGLSANTTGISVYILGIKDKTYLAETYGNKIGKASVSGYCIKFKALKDIDIEVLEAAIRDGFQSKS
- a CDS encoding DUF2130 domain-containing protein, yielding MNEIKCPHCHKIFKVDEAGFADILKQVRDHQFEEELQNRLHLAEREKQNAVQLAEERFKNSLHIELTSKDKEITELRASSENRLIQQQTEWDRLLAEMKARLENAEIDRKLSVAEAVQKIERERDEKDRELIQLKAVSERNLSERLNEKDSELIELRSRLEHTEIEKKLSVTEAVQKIEKERDDLANNIKLKEAEKLLLEKSLSEKYSAELKTKDDIIKMKDDEIALRKDMKLKLSTKMIGETLEQHCEIEFNKLRATAFQKAYFEKDNDSRSGSKGDYIYRETDDLGNEIISIMFEMKNEGDETEKKKRNEDFFRELDKDRTEKKCEYAVLVTLLEADNELYNAGILDVSHKYEKMYVIRPQFFIPIITLLRNAAMNSMKAKAELALVRSQNVDITNFEENIETFKKGFAYNYDLASRKFKTAIDEIDKTITHLQKTKDALLSSENNLRLANNKAEDLTIKKLTRGNPTMTEKFDELRKKTE
- a CDS encoding GNAT family N-acetyltransferase, with product MNLDFTEKYTLENDFVLLRPLEPSDFDLLLEYAENEAEIWSYNSGGPAGKEGLQKYLDNAINQRTHENEYPFIVFDKATQKYVGSTRFYAIYPNNKTLEIGYTWYGKQYQGTGINKNCKYLLLEFAFEQLQMERVGFRANSLNNRSIAAMKSIGCVEEGILRNFATDAKGNRMDAIVLSIIRNEWFDTVKQKLKDKIAK